From the Drosophila simulans strain w501 chromosome 2L, Prin_Dsim_3.1, whole genome shotgun sequence genome, the window CCACAGCTCACAATACGAGCTGTATATCTCACCGATCTTCTCCAGTGTGCCGTTGTGTTTCTTCTGCTCAATTTGGTATCGTTGCTGCACCTTTTGCCCGAGCTCCTTGTACAGCTGACCCACTGTTGGACTGAAGGTCTCTGAGCCCTCAGCCAGCTTGTAGAGCTCCTTAATCAGGATGTCCGCAAAGTGCGAGGCGTCGAGGGTCTTTAGATACGTGTAGTAGTTCATGAAGCCGTGTGGCTTGAAGCGCACTTGTGCACGCAGCGTGTTGAGATCGCGCACAATGGCTGCCAAAATTTGTTTGCGCCACGTGTCCTCCAGTTCCCTCAGACGTTCGCGCTGCAAGTAGTCATGTTTAGATATAAGAATAGTAAATTTAGGTTCTAGCATACGCATTTCTCGGAGTTGGCGAACTCCTTGGATTTCTCGATGGACTTGATGGTAATGCTGCCGTCCAACTCAATTCTCAGTTGCTCCCGAGCTAGCTGTTCCAATTGAGCCGTGGTATAGCCTCGCTTGGAGTTCATTATGGCGTAGTCAGCTTTTCCCGGTTCTTCCTTAGCTCCAACAGGTAGTATGTGCTCGTTGAGGTGATCCAGCAGTTCGTTGTCGTATCCGAGTTGCGGTGGCACATAGACCGGCTTAAAGTCCGGTCGAAGCCGTCTTATCGCATCCAAAGCAATGTCCCGCTGGTCAGCTACAAACTTTGACTTGTCCATAATTTGATTCAAACTGAATCCTTTCTTTTCAGCTTGGGAAACGTATTCGGATATGAATTGGTGGTTCTTCTCGTCCGGTTCCAGGCGACCCAAGCACTCGAAGATGGCTGCGTACGTTTGCTCGTTGAACGACAGTCCGTCCTCTTCGATGAGCTTGAACACCTCCTGGGATCGATCGAAGGATCCCTTGCCCGCATAGCCGTGCAGAAGGATGTTGTACAGGTCGATGGTGATGAGGCCTTCGGACATGTGCGGCAAAGAACTCTTCCTCACCTTGCCGCGATAGGCAATGATGGTGGACAGGGCGCGATTCAGCATGTTGGCCGAGACACACACATTAAGATATGTGATCAGGTTCATGTGCAGTGCCCGCTGCTTGGCCAGACGCTCTTGCTCCTCGTTCACGTGAACCTTTGACTTGAAACTAAAAGGATTTGGTTAAGGAATGTTATTATTTCGATTAAACTGCTCACCGTTTCTTCGACTTGGTTGTGACTGCACTGGAGTTGGGCACGGCCACAGCAGTTGCTGAACGTTTGCTCTTGTCTAGGGGACTGATGTACGGCTCAATGGCCTCGAACGGATCCAGCGTTTCGTGTTCTTCAGGAAGCATTTTTGTGGTGCTCAGACTAGAAGATGACAGCACATGCTTTAGACAGTTACATATAGCTAAGTATTTGATGTTGTTACCCAAAATCCGCTTCGTGCTGATCATTTTCCATGCTCTCGATGATGTCCCGAAAGTTTTGGAAGCTTTTAAGGATGTTTTGCACCTCCTCGGGATTCGCTATCACCTGTTTGGTGTACTCATCCTTGCCAAAGAAGAGCATAGGCCGATCGTCGTATATGCCAGACTCTAGAATTGATCCATCCAAAGCCTCCATATCGATTTTCTGATACTCCACAGGCTGACGCTGCGCCAGGTCGAGTACGCCTTTGGTTTTCTTATCCTTGCGATCTTCGCGGGCGCGTCTCTCGAGGATTTGCTGCTGAGCCTTATGTATGAAGTCGGCCAGCTTCTTGGACTTCAGCCGCTTCACCCGCGACCTTCGCTCGCTGATGGCTTGTTCGGTGACTGCAAGGGATGGGGTTATACCGGGTCGAACTGCCAGGACGAGGAGGCACTTACCCTCGAGGAGCTCCACGTATTTGGCGTAGCGCGGCTTGCGCAATCGCTTCTTTTTCACCTGGGCCGCTGCATCtgtttgtgtgggtgttgttgtttgtgtgcgaGTGGTTGtcgtcattgttgttgctgtaattGCCCCTGCAATGGAAAAGCACATGTTGCATGAGATCCATACCACTCCACCTAATATCGTTACTCACCTGGCGGCATTTGGCGGTAGAGCATTTGATAATACTGCTGATAGTGCACGAAATTTGAAGGCGCAATTCCGCAGCCGCAGcacactgttgttgttgtagctgctgttgttgttgggtgAGCAGTGGGTGGCACTCGCAGTGCTTTTTGCACGGCCGCCGCCCGATTTGCACTCAGCAAGCGATACATTCCGATGAACTGCAGCTAGAGGCACACGTTCCACGCAAGCGACGGCAAATTAACGCAGATTTTGGTAGTTTTCACACAGCATTTGTTGCATAATTACACACCGATTCCGAGCAATTGGTTGTTTATTCCCGCACTTCACGTGTGGCGGCGCAAGCAGTTGGCAGCACTGCTTGCTGGGCAGAACAGCTGACTGCGATGCCAGGGCTGGCGAGAGAAAAATACTGCATAACATACTGCAAATTACAAaagtattcatttatttgccagtTACTACAAAAGTTCGAATTTACTTATACTTGTATGGCTACTCTTGTATGGCAAATCTAAATAACAGCGAACAAAAAGTCAAATTTCATGTAGGACAAACCCTTTCAACCTTTTAAAGCATTGCGAAAGAGTTAGcgattttggtatttttctgGTATTCATTTTCCGACTAGCTGTACCGTTGTCAACGACTTTTCCGTTAAAAGTAAACACAATTCAAAAGTTCGAAGCGAAAATGCCGCCCAAGAAGGCAAagaagggggcggggccgAAGAAGGACGACGATCTGGAAAACCGCCCACAGCCGCCGAATGTGTTCCTGTACATCCAGCTGGCGGACATCGTCAACGTGCCCGAGTCGCAGCATCCGCTGGAGATTCACATCAGCCAGGGCGACAGTTTGCTGGTCAAGTGCGATGAACACTACAACACCGATGGCATCATAGTGCAGGAGGAGTTCCACTCGAAGCCCACGTTCACGCTGATTTTCCAGCAGGACAATGTGGACCGGATCAACCATGCCGCCGACAATCCCCTCCTCGTCCAGCTGTATATGCGCGTCTTCCCGCCGAGAAGGATTGTCCAAGTGGAGTACGAGATGCTTgaagaggagcaggagggGGACCTGGAGGCGGATTCCGACTCGGATGTGACTATGTCGACGACTATAGCGACGACAATGCTGGACGATGACGCGTTCGAGGCCAGGGAGACGGACAAGCTGGTGCTCCTTTGCGTGGGCTATCTGGACGTGATCAAGTTGTTCGGCCACCGGCGCAGCATGATCTGCGAGGAGCTCTACCTCTATCCCATGCCGGATGTGCCCAACGAGATGCGCTCTACCATCCACACGGAGTGGCACCTCTACACCCTGCTGCCCATTGCCAAGAAGCTGACCTTTACCAACATGGCGTTCGTGACCTTTGAGAGCATCTACTGCCTAAAGGACGAGTACGTTCTGGACCTGGAGACCCTGTGGGTGCGAGTGAGCTTCCGTTCCCGGCTGCCTGGCGACCGAAACGAAGCCCTCATTCCGCTCTGCGAGTTCGGGAACCTGGAGCGGAAGGTCATATGCATGCAGGACAACCACCACGTGTTCGAGTCCTTCCGGCGCAGCGTGAGGCCCTGGAATGTGACCGGGCTGAAGTCCGCCATGGAGGTCCAAAGGCACCGACTCTTCTCGGAGCTCTTCTACTCCGAGAACATGACGCCGGACTTCGAGGAGATCGACCCGGCCCTGGACGAGGCTCTCGTCTGCAACTCCTTCCACCGGTTCATCCTGACTCAGAGTATGGCCGATATCCTCTCGTTCGCCATAACCTGCCAGCAGTATGTCCTCGCCGTGGAGGTGTTCCAAACGTTCGGGGGCGCCAAGCCGCAGAAGGTTTTCCAAGGAGTCATGGACCCGTCCATCATGGTTTATCCTGGGGGTGAATATACCACTATCTGGAGAATCCGGTTCTATATCATTTTACCTTTATTCTGAGCAGTGCAGAACATGAGATTCGCTGTCCAGCTGGACTACCTCGGAAAACTTAAGCCCAAGAAAGTAATGAGCACGTTCAATTTGAAGGCTATGGAGCGTGCGAAAACCCTTCCCACATTTGCCATCATCAAACTGTGCCTCCTGGCCCCGATTGGAGAGATCTACAAGGAGCTGAAGGTGTTCCGGGAAAGCTTCATCCGACAGAACCGGCTGCTCTTCTGCGATCGTCCTTACGGTGCCATCAATGTGGTGTCCCTGGCCGAAATCCAAATGGAGTGCTACGCTCGCTTCGACAAGTTCATCCGCGACTGCATATCCTTCATCATCGACAAGAAGGTGATGAAGCTGGAGGACAAGAAGCAGCACTTTTGCTGTGCTGTGCAAAACTTGACCAACATCCTCATGAAGGTGGTGGGTAGTGTCTACAATACCAGGACGCCCACGAATACGAGCGTGGACTTTGCGGTGCGTAGTCCTCTGGAATATCGAATGTTATGTTTCGTTGCTTCTCCCATCCCCAGAATCTCTGTGCATTTGCCTACAACGAGTTGGAGCCCAGGGTCCA encodes:
- the LOC6730528 gene encoding uncharacterized protein LOC6730528, producing the protein MPPKKAKKGAGPKKDDDLENRPQPPNVFLYIQLADIVNVPESQHPLEIHISQGDSLLVKCDEHYNTDGIIVQEEFHSKPTFTLIFQQDNVDRINHAADNPLLVQLYMRVFPPRRIVQVEYEMLEEEQEGDLEADSDSDVTMSTTIATTMLDDDAFEARETDKLVLLCVGYLDVIKLFGHRRSMICEELYLYPMPDVPNEMRSTIHTEWHLYTLLPIAKKLTFTNMAFVTFESIYCLKDEYVLDLETLWVRVSFRSRLPGDRNEALIPLCEFGNLERKVICMQDNHHVFESFRRSVRPWNVTGLKSAMEVQRHRLFSELFYSENMTPDFEEIDPALDEALVCNSFHRFILTQSMADILSFAITCQQYVLAVEVFQTFGGAKPQKVFQGVMDPSIMVYPGVQNMRFAVQLDYLGKLKPKKVMSTFNLKAMERAKTLPTFAIIKLCLLAPIGEIYKELKVFRESFIRQNRLLFCDRPYGAINVVSLAEIQMECYARFDKFIRDCISFIIDKKVMKLEDKKQHFCCAVQNLTNILMKVVGSVYNTRTPTNTSVDFANLCAFAYNELEPRVHTVVEQIENEGFDSYTISKQVQNERIIDYLNTIKLLLMVNDENHAHLLMEKAITEYPSNERFLFYMVIAYMERGELEKAKVYFEKNHLADTHDYFAGWIKLYINYVDTRNNPDTAPDCTECLLKSITNYAERYPRQQDAWILLYCYYKRFNYEPGCAFALWRFGDQHGHCRLSSSSNAPHSLWGLYVNLNITIPTSRGTMFLEVFRTFARLGLYEFAQVVIAAVLHLASDADRYMLQTQLDMMLNQLDEDFVPQSFEFEEGEEGDYSAAMNAQINGNVEFQRGNLEEAALYYESALTLPPPEVNDRDFFEVSRLRLGYISYELGNYNKCIEALSFPFAGQLLSIVANYMIGKSYYKLDLLDQALEAFANATHMDTHVPNVWGFLALINLRLGENYKAIECWKYAKIEPNYPIDDMMIYEELDAIDYDSVDLYIDAPSQMVDDIFRDSQSDS